The nucleotide sequence AGTAAGCCTCTATAGGAGGGTGTGGTCAAGCCCTGGTAATTAATTGCTTGGTTTTAtgtgttcattcctttttttgttgttgtattttgtATGGATGAGAATAAAGGTTAAATAACCTTGACATACAACCTGGGTTTCAAATGTTAGTGGTCACTATTTGACTGAATTAAATctgttaaggaagaaataattggttcatttaaaacaaacatggtCATTATTCTCTAATTTAAGAAATTACTGAGCGGTGTGCTGAAGAGATTCTATTACAGATAGGGAATAAACAAGTTAATCTAATGggtattttaagagaaatgagaggaaaagtgTTTTTAATCTTATGTTTGAGGTTGAGAGCAGGGATCATAACATTCATCAAAGGTTTAGAACTGGATGGTAATACAGAAATCATTTAGCCTCCTGTGACTTTACGTATGGGGGAGATCCACGATAAGTGAATGTGCTGTGCCCAAGAAGATACAGCTGGTTTGTGGAAGGGCAAGGACTAGAACCAGTAGAGATTGCTTACTGCTTTCTTAACACTTAAGAATTTATAAAGTGGCAAATTTCGTAATACGTCCATCTGTAAGAGGAGAGGTGACCCTGGAAGAAAGATAATGGAGTTATTTAAAGTTGTTTATTTCCACAGCTGACTGTTCCTGGGGGCATCACTTACGGGCATTTGTGATGTACGGTCATGCTAATGGGCTGCATCACTATATAGGATAGAACTGTCATGATAGAATCACTTAATCCTGTAATGTGATACTACTGAAACTGatattctttgaggaaaaaaatagtttctcatTTTTGGAGATGGGTTCTTCTCTTGACATAGGAAGTATTGAGAAATACTTCACAGCAGTACTGtaattttccaaattgttttgtatttaaataacTCTTTCCTTGCCTGCCAGGTAGGTGCAACTTACTCATCAGATAAGAGTGAagaagataaggaaattgaaagtGAAGAAGAAGTGCCACCTAAGGTGCAAGGATCTAGGCGAAGTAGCCGCCAGATAAAAAAACGAAGGGTCATATCAGACTCTGAGAGTGATGTTGGTGGCTCTGATGTGGAATTCAAGCCAGATGctaaggaggaaggaagcagtgATGAAATAAGCAGTGGAGTGGGGGACAGTGACAGTGAAGGCTTGGACAGCCCTGTCAAAGTTGCTTCAAAACGGAAGAAAATGGTGTCTGGAAATGGCGCTCTCAAAAGGAAAAGTTCAAGGAAGGAAATGCCCTTGGCCACCAAACGATCAACTGGCATTTCATCAGAAACCAAGAGCACTCTGagtgctttctctgcccctcagaaTTCTGAATCTCAAGCCCACACTGGTGGAGGATGTGAGGATAGTAGTCGCCCCACTTTCTGGTATCATGAAACTTTAGAGTGGCTTAAGGAGGAAAAGAGACGAGATCTCCACAGGAGGCGACCTGATCACCCCGATTTTGATGCATCCACACTCTATGTGCCTGAGGATTTCCTTAATTCCTGTACTCCTGGGATGAGGAAGTGGTGGCAGATTAAGTCTCAGAACTTTgatcttgttattttttataaggTGGGGAAGTTTTATGAGTTGTACCACATGGATGCTCTTATTGGAGTCAATGAACTCGGGCTGGTATTCATGAAAGGCAACTGGGCTCATTCTGGTTTCCCTGAAATTGCATTTGGCCGATACTCTGATTCTCTGGTTCAGAAGGGCTATAAAGTAGCACGAGTGGAACAGACTGAGACCCCGGAAATGATGGAGGCACGATGCCGGAAGATGGCACATATATCTAAGTATGACAGAGTGGTGAGGAGGGAGATCTGTAGAGTCATTACCAAGGGTACACAGACCTACAGTGTACTGGAAGGTGACCCCTCTGAGAACTACAGTAAGTATCTTCTTAGCctcaaagaaaaagaggaggattCCTCTGGCCACACTCGAGTGTATGGAGTATGCTTTGTTGATACCTCACTGGGAAAGTTTTTCATAGGTCAGTTTCCAGACGATCGCCACTGTTCTAGATTTAGGACTCTAGTGGCACACTACCCTCCAGTACAAGTCTTGTTTGAGAAAGGAAATCTCTCAACAGAAACTAAGATGATTCTGAAGGGTTCATTATCCTCCTCTCTTCAGGAAGGTCTGATACCAGGCTCCCAGTTTTGGGATGCAGCCAAAACTTTGAGAACTCTCCTTGAAGAAgcatattttaaggaaaagttaaatGAGGACAGTGGGGTGATGTTACCCCAGGTGCTTAAAGGTATGACCTCAGAGTCTGATTCTCTTGGGTTAACACCAGGAGAGAAGAGTGAATTGGCCCTCTCTGCTCTAGGTGGTTGTGTCTTCTACCTCAAAAAATGCCTTATTGATCAAGAGCTTTTATCAATGGCTAATTTTGAAGAATACATTCCCTTGGATTCTGACAGGGTTAGTGCTACAAGACCTGGTGCTGTTTTTGCAAAAGCCAATCAACGGATGGTGCTAGATGCTGTGACATTAAGCAACTTGGAGATTTTCCTGAATGGAACAAATGGTTCTACTGAAGGGACCCTGCTAGAAAAGATTGATACTTGCCATACTCCCTTTGGTAAGCGGCTCCTAAAGCAGTGGCTTTGTGCCCCACTCTGTAGCCCTTATGCTATCAATGATCGTTTAGATGCTATAGAAGACCTCATGGCTGTGCCTGACAAAATCTCTGATGTTGCAGACCTTCTAAAGAAGATTCCAGACCTTGAGAGGCTGCTGAGTAAAATTCATAATGTTGGGTCTCCCCTGaagagccagaaccacccagatAGCAGGGCTATAATGTATGAAGAAACTACATACAGCAAAAAAAAgattattgattttctttctgctctagAAGGATTCAAAGtaatatgtaaaattatagaGATTATGGAAGAAGTTGCTGACAACTTTAAGTCTAAAATCCTTAAGCAAGTCATTACTTTGCAGACAAAAAATCCTGAGGGCCGTTTTCCTGATTTGACTATAGAACTGAACCGATGGGATACAGCCTTTGACCATGAAAAGGCTCGAAGGACTGGACTAATTACTCCCAAAGCAGGATTTGACCCTGATTATGACCAAGCTCTTGCTGACataagagaaaatgaacagagcctcctGGAATACTTGGAGAAACAGCGCAGTCGAATTGGCTGTAGGACCATTGTCTACTGGGGGATTGGCAGGAACCGTTACCAGTTGGAAATTCCAGAGAATTTCATCACTCGTAATTTGCCAGAAGAATATGAGTTGAAATCCACCAAGAAGGGCTGTAAACGATACTGGACCAAAACTATTGAGAAGAAGTTGGCTAATCTGATAAACGCTGAAGAGCGGAGAGACGTATCATTGAAAGACTGCATGCGGCGACTCTTCTATAACTTTGATAAAAATTACAAAGACTGGCAGTCTGCTGTTGAGTGCATCGCAGTATTGGGTAAGACTTTGAACAAGTTTATTCCTAAAGCTTTGGTTAGTGATGCATTATGTCCTAGTTGTACATTAAGATTTACATCCATTGGAGAGTTGCCACTGAGGCGTATCTCTGAACATAGATAACAAGGTATATACATCTTGATGTGTGTATGCTTGCCTCCTCACTAGACAAAATGACTAGTTTGTCCATAGCAATTTAAGTTGTTCACTTTTTGGCCTTACTCAGTCTTGAATAattgaacaaaaaaaatatttttagtacttTTAATGAGGCAATGTGTTTTAGATCAAATTTCCTTTACAGTGGAGTTTTTTAGTATTTGATACTGTTTTAATTTAGTCTAACAAAAAATAGAAGCTTAAAAAATCTTGGCCCATCACttgttaattttaacttttgCATCCTTTCTGATTATCAGTGCATCTCTTTTCTTTACATGCATATTTCaagattttaatcttttttcttttagcccaAATTATCACACTTTCTTTCCTGCAGTTGATTTCTCAGAGCCCTGATTTATAGATTTGTAATTTGGTAACCTTTTCAAAAGcttaatatcctttttctttaaatttcatggCCAACTTATTTGGAACCCTTGGTGTTTCAGTTTAGGTTTTTTCCCTGTGGTTTAAAAACACAGTAACCAAATTTGTAACAGAACTATTTTGACCTGAACATGGCTGTCCAGAATTGGCATCCTTTTTGtaccacattttttaattttttaattttttaattttacagagagagtgcatgctaGCAGTAGAGAGGGgcgatggagagagagaatcccaagcaggctccgtccaCGTTCAGAGACtggatcccacgatcctgggatcacgacctgagtcaaaatcaagagctggatgctca is from Panthera uncia isolate 11264 chromosome A3 unlocalized genomic scaffold, Puncia_PCG_1.0 HiC_scaffold_11, whole genome shotgun sequence and encodes:
- the MSH6 gene encoding DNA mismatch repair protein Msh6 isoform X3, encoding MSRQSTLYSFFPKSPALNNANKASVRASGEGGGAAAATRASASPGGDAAWSEAEPGPLAGSASPPEARNINGGLRKSAAPAAPHSSCDFSPGDLVWAKMEGYPWWPCLVYNHPFDGTFIREKGKSVRVHVQFFDDSPTRGWVSRRLLKPYTGSKSKEAQKGGHFYSSKPEILRAMQRADEALNKDKIERLELAVCDEPSEPEEEEEMEVGATYSSDKSEEDKEIESEEEVPPKVQGSRRSSRQIKKRRVISDSESDVGGSDVEFKPDAKEEGSSDEISSGVGDSDSEGLDSPVKVASKRKKMVSGNGALKRKSSRKEMPLATKRSTGISSETKSTLSAFSAPQNSESQAHTGGGCEDSSRPTFWYHETLEWLKEEKRRDLHRRRPDHPDFDASTLYVPEDFLNSCTPGMRKWWQIKSQNFDLVIFYKVGKFYELYHMDALIGVNELGLVFMKGNWAHSGFPEIAFGRYSDSLVQKGYKVARVEQTETPEMMEARCRKMAHISKYDRVVRREICRVITKGTQTYSVLEGDPSENYSKYLLSLKEKEEDSSGHTRVYGVCFVDTSLGKFFIGQFPDDRHCSRFRTLVAHYPPVQVLFEKGNLSTETKMILKGSLSSSLQEGLIPGSQFWDAAKTLRTLLEEAYFKEKLNEDSGVMLPQVLKGMTSESDSLGLTPGEKSELALSALGGCVFYLKKCLIDQELLSMANFEEYIPLDSDRVSATRPGAVFAKANQRMVLDAVTLSNLEIFLNGTNGSTEGTLLEKIDTCHTPFGKRLLKQWLCAPLCSPYAINDRLDAIEDLMAVPDKISDVADLLKKIPDLERLLSKIHNVGSPLKSQNHPDSRAIMYEETTYSKKKIIDFLSALEGFKVICKIIEIMEEVADNFKSKILKQVITLQTKNPEGRFPDLTIELNRWDTAFDHEKARRTGLITPKAGFDPDYDQALADIRENEQSLLEYLEKQRSRIGCRTIVYWGIGRNRYQLEIPENFITRNLPEEYELKSTKKGCKRYWTKTIEKKLANLINAEERRDVSLKDCMRRLFYNFDKNYKDWQSAVECIAVLDVLLCLANYSRGGDGPMCRPVILFPEEDTPPFLDLRGSRHPCITKTFFGDDFIPNDILIGCEEEEEENGKAYCVLVTGPNMGGKSTLMRQAGLLAVMAQTGCYIPAEVCRLTPIDRVFTRLGASDRIMSGESTFFVELSETASILTHATAHSLVLVDELGRGTATFDGTAIANAVVKELAENIKCRTLFSTHYHSLVEDYSQNVAVRLGHMKMNVRIPARRLLPSCINSLRELVLKAMALMQQSLLIFQRRLFKRDIEKQENLRR
- the MSH6 gene encoding DNA mismatch repair protein Msh6 isoform X1, coding for MSRQSTLYSFFPKSPALNNANKASVRASGEGGGAAAATRASASPGGDAAWSEAEPGPLAGSASPPEARNINGGLRKSAAPAAPHSSCDFSPGDLVWAKMEGYPWWPCLVYNHPFDGTFIREKGKSVRVHVQFFDDSPTRGWVSRRLLKPYTGSKSKEAQKGGHFYSSKPEILRAMQRADEALNKDKIERLELAVCDEPSEPEEEEEMEVGATYSSDKSEEDKEIESEEEVPPKVQGSRRSSRQIKKRRVISDSESDVGGSDVEFKPDAKEEGSSDEISSGVGDSDSEGLDSPVKVASKRKKMVSGNGALKRKSSRKEMPLATKRSTGISSETKSTLSAFSAPQNSESQAHTGGGCEDSSRPTFWYHETLEWLKEEKRRDLHRRRPDHPDFDASTLYVPEDFLNSCTPGMRKWWQIKSQNFDLVIFYKVGKFYELYHMDALIGVNELGLVFMKGNWAHSGFPEIAFGRYSDSLVQKGYKVARVEQTETPEMMEARCRKMAHISKYDRVVRREICRVITKGTQTYSVLEGDPSENYSKYLLSLKEKEEDSSGHTRVYGVCFVDTSLGKFFIGQFPDDRHCSRFRTLVAHYPPVQVLFEKGNLSTETKMILKGSLSSSLQEGLIPGSQFWDAAKTLRTLLEEAYFKEKLNEDSGVMLPQVLKGMTSESDSLGLTPGEKSELALSALGGCVFYLKKCLIDQELLSMANFEEYIPLDSDRVSATRPGAVFAKANQRMVLDAVTLSNLEIFLNGTNGSTEGTLLEKIDTCHTPFGKRLLKQWLCAPLCSPYAINDRLDAIEDLMAVPDKISDVADLLKKIPDLERLLSKIHNVGSPLKSQNHPDSRAIMYEETTYSKKKIIDFLSALEGFKVICKIIEIMEEVADNFKSKILKQVITLQTKNPEGRFPDLTIELNRWDTAFDHEKARRTGLITPKAGFDPDYDQALADIRENEQSLLEYLEKQRSRIGCRTIVYWGIGRNRYQLEIPENFITRNLPEEYELKSTKKGCKRYWTKTIEKKLANLINAEERRDVSLKDCMRRLFYNFDKNYKDWQSAVECIAVLDVLLCLANYSRGGDGPMCRPVILFPEEDTPPFLDLRGSRHPCITKTFFGDDFIPNDILIGCEEEEEENGKAYCVLVTGPNMGGKSTLMRQAGLLAVMAQTGCYIPAEVCRLTPIDRVFTRLGASDRIMSGESTFFVELSETASILTHATAHSLVLVDELGRGTATFDGTAIANAVVKELAENIKCRTLFSTHYHSLVEDYSQNVAVRLGHMACMVENECEDPSQETITFLYKFIKGACPKSYGFNAAKLANLPEEIIQKGHRKAREFEKMTQSLRLFREVCLASERSTIDAEAVPKLLTLIKEL
- the MSH6 gene encoding DNA mismatch repair protein Msh6 isoform X2 encodes the protein MSRQSTLYSFFPKSPALNNANKASVRASGEGGGAAAATRASASPGGDAAWSEAEPGPLAGSASPPEARNINGGLRKSAAPAAPHSSCDFSPGDLVWAKMEGYPWWPCLVYNHPFDGTFIREKGKSVRVHVQFFDDSPTRGWVSRRLLKPYTGKGVHSAECSKSKEAQKGGHFYSSKPEILRAMQRADEALNKDKIERLELAVCDEPSEPEEEEEMEVGATYSSDKSEEDKEIESEEEVPPKVQGSRRSSRQIKKRRVISDSESDVGGSDVEFKPDAKEEGSSDEISSGVGDSDSEGLDSPVKVASKRKKMVSGNGALKRKSSRKEMPLATKRSTGISSETKSTLSAFSAPQNSESQAHTGGGCEDSSRPTFWYHETLEWLKEEKRRDLHRRRPDHPDFDASTLYVPEDFLNSCTPGMRKWWQIKSQNFDLVIFYKVGKFYELYHMDALIGVNELGLVFMKGNWAHSGFPEIAFGRYSDSLVQKGYKVARVEQTETPEMMEARCRKMAHISKYDRVVRREICRVITKGTQTYSVLEGDPSENYSKYLLSLKEKEEDSSGHTRVYGVCFVDTSLGKFFIGQFPDDRHCSRFRTLVAHYPPVQVLFEKGNLSTETKMILKGSLSSSLQEGLIPGSQFWDAAKTLRTLLEEAYFKEKLNEDSGVMLPQVLKGMTSESDSLGLTPGEKSELALSALGGCVFYLKKCLIDQELLSMANFEEYIPLDSDRVSATRPGAVFAKANQRMVLDAVTLSNLEIFLNGTNGSTEGTLLEKIDTCHTPFGKRLLKQWLCAPLCSPYAINDRLDAIEDLMAVPDKISDVADLLKKIPDLERLLSKIHNVGSPLKSQNHPDSRAIMYEETTYSKKKIIDFLSALEGFKVICKIIEIMEEVADNFKSKILKQVITLQTKNPEGRFPDLTIELNRWDTAFDHEKARRTGLITPKAGFDPDYDQALADIRENEQSLLEYLEKQRSRIGCRTIVYWGIGRNRYQLEIPENFITRNLPEEYELKSTKKGCKRYWTKTIEKKLANLINAEERRDVSLKDCMRRLFYNFDKNYKDWQSAVECIAVLDVLLCLANYSRGGDGPMCRPVILFPEEDTPPFLDLRGSRHPCITKTFFGDDFIPNDILIGCEEEEEENGKAYCVLVTGPNMGGKSTLMRQAGLLAVMAQTGCYIPAEVCRLTPIDRVFTRLGASDRIMSGESTFFVELSETASILTHATAHSLVLVDELGRGTATFDGTAIANAVVKELAENIKCRTLFSTHYHSLVEDYSQNVAVRLGHMACMVENECEDPSQETITFLYKFIKGACPKSYGFNAAKLANLPEEIIQKGHRKAREFEKMTQSLRLFREVCLASERSTIDAEAVPKLLTLIKEL